Part of the Bacteroidota bacterium genome is shown below.
TGCCGAAGAACCTTTTGAAAGAACTTATAGAACAATGTCGAACCTTGATGATATGCATGAAAATGGGATTCATGATTATATGAAGTTTATTAAATTTGGCTATGGCAGAGCAACAGATCATGCCTCCAAGGATATCAGATCAGGTTATATGACACGTGAAGAAGGTATAAATATGGTTAAAAAGTATGATCATGTAAAACCAAGGAAAGATTTAGAACGCTGGCTTAAATATGTAGATATGACTGAGGCAGAATTTGATACTATTGCAGATGGATTCAGAGATCCCAGAGTTTGGTGGATTCAGGATGACCAATGGTGGAAGCAGAATATTTGGGGAGTGCCATCTTCATTTGGCAAAGTAAACTTACCAAAATCTAAACAAGAAAAATACAGAAGGAATGAAATTTAAAGAAATCGACATACGTCCAAGTGATTTAATGAAACTGAAAGAACCAGCATTAGAGCATGACAAACAATTCCTACTTGCGAGAAAAGATGAATTTATTAAAGTGAATTGCCCGGCCTGCTGTTCAGATGATCATTCCAAATGGGCTATTAAAGATAATTTTGATTATACAATCTGTAATCAATGTAATACAGTCTTCATGAACCCCAGAGCAAACGAACTCTTATTAGCAGATTTCTATAAACAGTCAAAGAATTATGAGTTCTGGAATAAATATATTTTCCCTGCGTCAGATGAGATAAGAAAAGAACGGATTTTTAAACCCAGGGCTCAAAAGGTAATAGATTTTTGCACTAAACATCAAATTAATGGAACTATATTAGAGGTTGGGGCAGCATATGGAACATTTTGCGAAGCGATTAAGGGTTTTAATTATTTCCAGAGAATTATTGCGGTAGAGCCAACACCAGATTTAGCTGAAACATGCAGAAAGAAAGATCTTGAGGTGTTTCAAGAACCAATCGAAAATGTAAAATTACCAAATGAATCAATTGATGTTGTGGTTAGTTTTGAAGTTATAGAACATTTGTTTAATCCCAAAGATTTTATTATCAATTGCACATCAATGTTAAAAAAGGGTGGACTATTCATCTGTACATGCCCAAGTATAGATGGATTAGGCACACTTGTCCTTAAAGAAAAAGCCAAAGTTATTGACCATGAACATTTGAACTATTTTTCACCATCATCTCTGGCGTTACTATTCCAAGATTGTTGTTTGGAAATCTTAGAAGTTTCAACTCCAGGAGAACTTGACGTTGATTTGTTGAAAAATGCTTTTATAGAAAACCCTGAAGACTTTTCAGATCAACAATTCATAAGTAAAATCTTGAGTTCCGAAGAAGAAAAAATTAGAAACAATTTTCAGGATTTCTTGAAGAAAAATTTATTATCATCACATTTATGGATTATAGGTAGAAAAAAATAATCCTACATATAAACAACTTTTAATCAAGACAATAAAACATTAATCTCATGAGTAAAGTCCTATTTTTTTCACCAAATTCTGCAGTAATATATTGGTCCTATCCAGAAGCACTCATTGCTCATGCTCTGCAAATTGAGAAAACCGAGGTTGTATACATAACTTGTGGGAGAGCTTTTGAAACTTATTGTGTATCGATGTCAGCTTTTAGTCTCAATAAGGATTCAAGCCATAAGCGTAAAAAAGAAATTTGTGCTTTATGTTTTCATAATAAAAATAAAATAAAAAATAAATTTGGTATAGCAGGATATGATTTAATTAGTCAACTTTCTAAAGAAGATGAGCAAAAGATTAATAATACAATTCGAAATATCACAAGAGATAACTATTTAGATTTTAAAGCTGAAAATATACAGCTAGGACGGTTGGCATTATTTGAAGTTTTAATTACTCATAAAAAAAACAATCTAGAATTTAATGATGATGAATGGAGAGAATATTTAATTGCTTTACGAAATACTTTGATTTCTTATTATTGCGCAAAAAAAATACTTGAAAAAGAAAAGCCGACTTCAATTGTAACATATTCCTCCGATTATTCTGTAAATCATGCATTTTGTTTGGTTGGATCATCCATGGGAATACCTTTCTATGATTTACATCTTGGTGGAAATATTTCAGATGCAAAAAACTATTTACTTATAGCAAAAAATTATGCGACATTCTATTTTAAAGAACTTATTAGGCATTGGCCTTCATATAAAGTAATTACTTGTGACAATCATGTAATGAAATTAATAACGGACCATTTCATTGAATTGTTTAAAGGAATTCATCATGATGCTTATTCTGCAAGAAAATCAAAAAACAGCATAAATATTCGAGAAAAATTTAGTATCAATAAAAACCAAAAAATTTTAGTTGCCACTATGAGCAGCTACGATGAAAGATTTGCTGGCGAAGCTAACGGAAGATATCGTTCCGATCTATCTTTATTATTTCCAACTCAAATTGAATGGGTTAAAGAATTAATAAAAATTGTAAAAAAGCGAGATGATTTATTTTTAATTATAAGAGTCCATCCAAGAGAATTTCCAAATAAGAGGGAATCAGCACGATCCGAACATTCTATTTTATTAGGAGAGATTTTTATTAACCTACCTAATAATGTAAAAGTTAATTGGCCAACAGATAATATCTCATTGTATGATATTGCTTGTGAAACCGATGTGTTTTTAAACGCTTGGTCTAGTGTTGGAAAAGAAATGAGTTTATTAGGGATACCTGTTGTTATATATTCTTCTGATCTGGTAAATTATCCTGCTAATTTGAATTATTTAGGTTCTACCTTAGTTAAATATACTGAAAAAATAGATCAGGCTTTAAAGGACGGATGGTCGTTTGAGCGTATCCGACATACATATCGATGGTACGCACTCGAGCACTATTATGGTCTAATTAATATCTCTGAAGGTTATCCTAACATACAAATAAAATTTAATACTATTCGAAGAGTTTTTTTTAAAATATTAAAAAAAGTTACCTTTATTAATTGGTTTGCTTTTACAGAAATTGACAGATTATTTTTCAAGAAAAATGGAACTACACTGACTTCAAGCCATCTTCTCAAAAAAATCATTGTAGGGGGTGAAAATACTCTTTTAGATATAATTGAACCAAGTGCAATTGAACAAATAAGTATTGAAGATGAAACCGAATTAATAAAAATAGAGATTCAAAGGTTATTAAAGGCTCTGAAGCCAAATAATGAGGTGCGTTTTTCATCCACTCTCACATTAATTAACAAATTAGAATCTACCATTAATTATGTTGATACCAAAGAAAGTAAATATGAATTTCAAAATATTAATTATTAAACCCAATATATAAGTGATGTGATAAATTTCTAATAATTGGTAATTTTGTTTATTAGTCATATTCGTAATTCCCGAGTTTCTGAACGAAGATTATTTATTATAAACTGTAATTTTATGGTAAATAAGGTTAAATTGATGCATTAAATATTTGGGGATTTATAAAAAATAAAGAAATGTTAAAATTCGCACTGGTAGGCTGTGGTAGGATAGCCAAAAGACATAGTGAATTACTTGGTTTTAATAAAATAAAAAATGCCAAACTTGTAGCGGTTTGTGACATTATTGAAAAGAAAGCAAAAGCTATTGGCCAACAATTCAACATTCCATATTATACCGATATGGATAATATGATGCTATTGGAAGACATTGATGTGGTAAGTGTATTGACCGAAAGCGGCAATCATGCTCAAAATGTAATCAATTTAGCAAAATACGGGAAGCATATTATAGTTGAAAAACCTATGGCATTAACATTAGATGATGCAGATCGGATGATTGTCGCATGCATGGAATCTGGAAGCAAACTTTTCATTGTAAAGCAGAACAGGTTTAATGTCCCTGTTTTAAAAC
Proteins encoded:
- a CDS encoding class I SAM-dependent methyltransferase; translation: MKFKEIDIRPSDLMKLKEPALEHDKQFLLARKDEFIKVNCPACCSDDHSKWAIKDNFDYTICNQCNTVFMNPRANELLLADFYKQSKNYEFWNKYIFPASDEIRKERIFKPRAQKVIDFCTKHQINGTILEVGAAYGTFCEAIKGFNYFQRIIAVEPTPDLAETCRKKDLEVFQEPIENVKLPNESIDVVVSFEVIEHLFNPKDFIINCTSMLKKGGLFICTCPSIDGLGTLVLKEKAKVIDHEHLNYFSPSSLALLFQDCCLEILEVSTPGELDVDLLKNAFIENPEDFSDQQFISKILSSEEEKIRNNFQDFLKKNLLSSHLWIIGRKK